Below is a genomic region from Pseudomonas berkeleyensis.
TTGCGCGTCTGGATCTGGGCGCTGCCGGGCTATTCACTGTGCCCATGGCTCACAGACTGAAGTAATTGCTACAGGCACCACGGATATTGTCGTGGTAGTCGAAGCGCTGGACGATCTTGTTCTGATCGATGTCCATCATCACCGAGCAACTGTAATGACGCGTACGCGTTGAATATTCGTTGTAGCGGTACCAGCCGCCCGGCCCTGGCGCGATGTAACTGGAGGAAAGCTCTTCCCAGCTGCGATTCCAATTGTCGAACCACAGATACTGCTGGCGGCCGTCGCCGAGATCCTTGATCACGTGCGGTTCACCATACTGGGCGATGGCCTCTGAGGCAGGCTTGCCGGGCCAGGAGTTCTTCGCCATCAGACCGGGGATATTGGGAATGGCCCGCTCCATGGGACTGCCGACACAACCGGCCAGCATCAGGCTGGCGAGTATCGGCAGAGCGTAAAGCGTCTTGGTCGGCATGGAACCTCCTTGTGCGCGCTTGTGGCATGAGTGAAGCCCGACGCTAGCGCAGCCGATCAGCCAGCAGAACCGCAGCGAAGAAGGCGAGCACCAATAATGGGACGAATTTATCGTTGTGCGGCCATGGCCCGACAAACAGCAGCTTGCGCACCACGCGGCGCGTCGATTGTGGTGGAGGTTGTAGGAGTGGCTTCAGCCACGAAAAGCTCGCGGCTGAAGCCGCTCCTACAGGGCGGTAGGGTGCGCCGTGCGCACCGCATGGATCGCCGATTATGGCGGGGTCTGCAGGCGTTACTTCAGCCACGCAAAAGCTCGCGGCTGAAGCCGCTCCTACGGGGCGGTAGGGTGCGCTGTGCGCACCGCATGGCTCGCCGATTATGACGGGGTCTGCAGGCGTTGCTTCAGCCACGCAAAAGCTCGCGGCTGAAGCCGCTCCTACGAGGCGGTAGGGTGCGCCGTGCGCACCGCGTGTATCGCCGATTGTGGCGGGATCTGCAGGCGTTGCTTCAGTCACGAAAAGGCTCGCGGCTGAAGCCGCTCCTACAGGGCGGTAGGGTGCGCTGTGCACACCGCATGGATCGCCGATTATGGCGAGGTCTATAGGCGTTACTTCAGCCACTCAAAAGCTCGCGGCTGAAGCCGCTCCTACGAGGCGGTAGGGTGCGCCGTGCGCACCGCGTGTATCGCCGGTTGTGGTGGGGGTGTAGGAGTAGGGAGCACCAGTGTGCGCAGGTATGCGCGACGAAACCGCCGCGCCCTTTCTCAGATCACACGGAAATGATGGGTACCGTCGCGACCAAGCTGTTCGACCAAGCCGAACTCCCAGTCCAGGTAACCCTGCATGGCCTCGCGCGGGTTGTCGGTGCCCTCGTACGGGCGGCGATAGCGGTCGCTGCGCGGCACGGCCAGGTGCTGGTCACCGGCTTCCACCGGCAGGCCGGCAGCGACCCAGGCTGCAGTGCCGCCTTCAAGCAACGTCACCGGTTTGCCGGTCAGCTCTTCCAGCTCGCTGACCACGAAACGCGCCAGCAGGCTGCTGCCGCAGGTCAGCACGTAGCGCTCGGCCACCGGCAGTTTCTCCAGTGCTTGCGGCAGTTGCGAACGCAGCGCCCACCAGGCGCCGGGGATATGCCGAGCGACATGATTGGCGCTGGCGGTGAAATCGAGCACCAGGGTATTGCCCTCGGCCTGCCAGGTGGCCAGCGTCGGGGCATCGATGGCGGCAGGTTGGGGCAGGGCCGGCAGCGGTGGCTGCCAGGCGCCGCGCGCAGTGAAGTCGCTGTCCTGCAGGCCATCGAGCACATGCACGTCCCAACCCATCTGCGCCAGCCAGGAGGCGCTCATGTTGGCGCGCACACCGTCGCTATCGGCCAGCACCACGCGGGCGCCGCGCACGCTGGCGAAATGATCGGTTTCCTGCACCAGTTGCCCGCCCGGCGTGGAACGGGCGCCCGGCAGGTGGCCGGCTTCGTATTCTTCCGGAGTGCGCACATCGAACAGGTAGGTGGTGCGTCCGGCTTCGGCTTGCCAGCGCGCCAGATCCTCCAGGTTGGCGCGGCCCACGCCGGCCTTGTCCGCCACGGCGCGGGCCGATTGTGCCGCTTGTTCATGGTTGTTCGCGCTGACTTCGCCAAAGCGGCGGGCCTGGCCATGCTCCAGCTGTTGGCCGGCCAGCGTCCAGCCGATGGTGCCATTGCGCAGGGCCGACACGGGGTTGGGAATGCCGGCGTTGACCAGCGATTGGGTGCCGATGATGCTGCGGGTACGTCCGGCGCAGTTGACCACGATGCGGGTGGCCGGGTTCGGCGCCAGTTCGCGTGCGCGCAGTACCAGTTCGGCGCCCGGCACGCTGATGCCGGTAGGAATGCTCATGGTCTGGTATTCGTCGAAGCGGCGCGCGTCGAGCACCACCACGTCGGTCTTGGCGTCGAGCAGCGCTTTCACTTCTTCTGCGGCCAGCGATGGCGTGTGGCGCACGCTTTCCACCAGTTCACCGAAGGCTTTGCTCGGCACGTTGACGTCGCGGAACAGCTCGCCGCCAGCAGTGCGCCAGCCGGCCAGGCCGCCTTCGAGCAGCGCCACGTCGCTGTAGCCGAGGGCAAGCAGGCGCTTGCCGGCTTTCTGGGCGAGGCCTTCGCCATCGTCATAGACGGTCACGGCGGTGTCGCGACGCGGGATGCGGGCGTAGACCTCCAACTCCAGCTTGGACAGCGGGATGTTGGCGGCGAACAGCGGGTGCTCTTCGGCGAAAGGCGCTTCTTCACGTACATCGATCAGGGCCACTTCCTGCTTGTCGAGCAGGGCCTGGCGGATGGTATGGAAGGAACGGGTAGCAATCTGGCTCATGCGGGGTTCTCTTTGGACAGGTCCCAGAGGTTGGGAAGAAGACTGTTGGAATAGCCGGAAATGAAGGTTTTCTCGCTGCCGTCCTGCAGGTAGACGGCACGCTTCACAGCGCCGATGTTGGCGCCGTAGACGTGGATGCTGATCGAGGTGCGGTCGGCGAAGGCGTTGCTGACCTGGTGGATGTCGCCGATGCGCGGTGAGACCGCCTCGACATGCCCCGGCTCCAGGCGCACCGCTTGGCCCTCGGCGCGCAGGCCGCTGGCGTCGATGGCAAAGCCTTGAGACAGCTCGGCACCGCGCAACATGCCGATCAGGCCCCAGACCCGGTGGTCGTGTACCGGCGTTTGCTGGCCCGGCCCCCAGACGAAACTGACGATGGAAAAGCGCTGGCGCGAATCGGCGTGCAGCAGGTACTGCTGGTAGCGTTGTGGGTCAGGTTGGGCGAATGCTTCGGGCAGCCAGTCGTCGTGGCTGACCAACTGCCGCAACAGCTCGGCGCCGCGCTCCAGCACCACGGTTTCCTCGGGCTGCTGGTCGAGCAGGGTGGCCAGTTGGTCGATGAAGCCGCGCAGCCTGGACAGGTTGGGTTGGACGCTCATGAGTGGTTTCCGCTGAAAGACAACGCTAAGGTAGCAAGCTCGCTATAATCATAAAAATTCAATTTATTCATAAGCTAATATGCGAATTAAGAATGAAGATAGATGACATCGATGCCTTCGTCGCGGTGATTCGCCTGCAGTCGCTGAACCAGGCGGCTGAATCGCTGCAACTCACCCAGTCAGCTATTACCCGGCGCCTGCAGAATTTCGAGGAAGCGCTGGGTGTGGAATTGCTCGATCGCAACACCAAGCCGCTCAAGCCGACGCCCATCGGTTTGCGAGTGTATGAACAGTGCCGTTCGGTGCAGCGCGAGGTCGATGCCCTGCGCGATCTGGTGGCCAGCGATGCGATGCCATCGGGCTCGTTGCGCCTCGGTGTGCCACAGACGGTGGGCGATACGCTGTTGCTGGAAGCGCTGCAGCGCCTGCAGGGCGCCTATCCGGATCTGCAGGTGCAGGTGTCCAATGGCTGGGGCGGCGGGCTGCTCAAGCGTCTGGAGAACGGTGAGCTGGATGCGGTGGCGGCATTGTTCCCGGCGGGCAAGGTGTTCCCCGAAGGCCTGGTGGGGCAGTCGCTGGCGCGCATGAACCTGGTAGTGGTGGCGCCCAAGGGCTTTGCCAGCAAACGCAGTTGCCGCCTGGCCGAGTGCCAGGCACGGGGCTGGGTGCTCAATCCGGATGGTTGCGGTTTCCGCGCTGGTCTGCAGCGGGCGCTGGCGGAGCAGGGACTGAATTTGTCGGTGAACCTGGAAATCTTCGGCACCGATCTGCAACTGGGCCTGGTGGCCAATGGCATGGGCCTAGGCCTGGTACCGGCGCCGTTGCTGGAAGGCAGCCGCCATCGCGAGCGCCTGGAAATGCTCAACGTCAGCGACTTCAAACCGGTGATCGACCTGTGGCTGGTGCGTGCTGCCTTCGTCGGCAACCTGCAGGGCGCCGTCGACCTGTTCGGTGAAGTGATCGCCGAGCGGCTGGGGGAAAGCGGCAGCGCAGCGTGATCCTGTAGCTGTAGGGTGCGCCGTGCGCACCGGCACCTGGACAGGAGAGAGTGCTGTCAGGTGTGGGTGAGTTATCGGGGCGAATGTCTTGGTGCGCACGGCGCACCCTACGGGCTGTGCGCTGGCGTTCTTCGCCTATGCATAGGCCCGGTGTTGCGGCATGCCCCAGCGGGAGGCCGTAGCCCGGATGAAATCCGGGGATTGCCGCCACGGGGCTCCCGGATTGCATCCGGGCTACGGCGGTACGCGGCCTACGCAACACCTGCTCTATCAATATGCGTAACGCGCAAAATGAAAAATCATTAAGTGCGCAATTTGCATATTACGTTATGACTAAAATGAATTTCCCTCCTGCGAAACTTGTCGATAGCTTATAAGCATCCGTTAGGCAATAACGTCTGCTTATAAGCAAAACGCGTTCTTGTGCTGGCGATTGGCATAACCACACAGGAGCGCGACATGAGCGTGGAAATCATCGGCATGATCACCGCCACCCCCAGTGCCGAGGTGGATCAGCCGTTGGGCGAGGCGGTGGATGCGGACTTCGTGCGCCGCTTCGCCCAGGCTCACGAGCAGGCCGGTTTCGACCGCGCACTGGTCGGCTATTTCTCCAATGGTGCCGAAGGCGCCGTGGTCAGCTCGTTCATCGCCGCCGCCACCGAGCGCCTTGGCATTCTGCTGGCCTACCGTCCGGGCGTGATCGCGCCGCCGCTGGCCGCTCGCCAGTTGGCGACACT
It encodes:
- a CDS encoding rhodanese-related sulfurtransferase, with the protein product MSQIATRSFHTIRQALLDKQEVALIDVREEAPFAEEHPLFAANIPLSKLELEVYARIPRRDTAVTVYDDGEGLAQKAGKRLLALGYSDVALLEGGLAGWRTAGGELFRDVNVPSKAFGELVESVRHTPSLAAEEVKALLDAKTDVVVLDARRFDEYQTMSIPTGISVPGAELVLRARELAPNPATRIVVNCAGRTRSIIGTQSLVNAGIPNPVSALRNGTIGWTLAGQQLEHGQARRFGEVSANNHEQAAQSARAVADKAGVGRANLEDLARWQAEAGRTTYLFDVRTPEEYEAGHLPGARSTPGGQLVQETDHFASVRGARVVLADSDGVRANMSASWLAQMGWDVHVLDGLQDSDFTARGAWQPPLPALPQPAAIDAPTLATWQAEGNTLVLDFTASANHVARHIPGAWWALRSQLPQALEKLPVAERYVLTCGSSLLARFVVSELEELTGKPVTLLEGGTAAWVAAGLPVEAGDQHLAVPRSDRYRRPYEGTDNPREAMQGYLDWEFGLVEQLGRDGTHHFRVI
- a CDS encoding cysteine dioxygenase family protein, producing MSVQPNLSRLRGFIDQLATLLDQQPEETVVLERGAELLRQLVSHDDWLPEAFAQPDPQRYQQYLLHADSRQRFSIVSFVWGPGQQTPVHDHRVWGLIGMLRGAELSQGFAIDASGLRAEGQAVRLEPGHVEAVSPRIGDIHQVSNAFADRTSISIHVYGANIGAVKRAVYLQDGSEKTFISGYSNSLLPNLWDLSKENPA
- a CDS encoding LysR family transcriptional regulator — its product is MKIDDIDAFVAVIRLQSLNQAAESLQLTQSAITRRLQNFEEALGVELLDRNTKPLKPTPIGLRVYEQCRSVQREVDALRDLVASDAMPSGSLRLGVPQTVGDTLLLEALQRLQGAYPDLQVQVSNGWGGGLLKRLENGELDAVAALFPAGKVFPEGLVGQSLARMNLVVVAPKGFASKRSCRLAECQARGWVLNPDGCGFRAGLQRALAEQGLNLSVNLEIFGTDLQLGLVANGMGLGLVPAPLLEGSRHRERLEMLNVSDFKPVIDLWLVRAAFVGNLQGAVDLFGEVIAERLGESGSAA